From the genome of Arthrobacter alpinus, one region includes:
- a CDS encoding DUF4439 domain-containing protein encodes MTNSRSSVEPPVDTPGHGTAMPPTASVKPRRTGSRRVSSPAGAPATATAGSALLILGANGLLLTPASPTRPDDGGTPAVAVSVAQPDATSQATEEPETVSAVATEEPETVSAVATEEPEPVNAVATEEPEPVNAVAEPALDATVAAEPLAPEPALDTAPTSRRERRLAEQKVLDGVVPVPVPDPVSPAAAAGVEDPESRPAARAGKPPRMRNKFWSYLRGFLFFTAIAAVVIGMGTVVTGQGAPTDGPNATEITRQHAWIESKALLETAQELGRTAASETNINLLASTAAALEIQIAALADGLPTPSVAPTPTTSAVAATIPGFVTALTANANILLSAAVSAEGSMGRAFAATGTSQLLAATAISQANGVPVPTSTFLLTAAAGHEAPAAQVCNTMLTPQPGVSSDAALIAAAQGEQKAVFAYQVAATRLHQPDFSKSVELLAEHQQRLVLLNRELVLRCLPQTVPVPGYVLDGAFTAAPKLALAELEGQLTLVYGDAAALSKPLRDGSPETAGAAPQESPATVSQLRELSVSWLLGSALNQQSWGGTVGALPGIAEPVPAAPTAAAVSTP; translated from the coding sequence GTGACTAATTCGCGTTCCTCGGTTGAGCCTCCCGTTGACACCCCCGGCCACGGCACCGCAATGCCTCCGACCGCTTCCGTGAAGCCGCGGCGAACTGGCAGCCGGCGGGTGTCCTCCCCCGCAGGCGCCCCCGCGACCGCAACCGCAGGCTCCGCACTGCTGATTTTAGGCGCCAACGGACTGCTCCTCACACCTGCTTCCCCCACACGCCCTGATGACGGCGGAACCCCGGCGGTCGCTGTATCCGTGGCCCAACCTGACGCTACCAGTCAGGCGACCGAGGAGCCCGAGACTGTCAGTGCGGTTGCGACCGAGGAGCCCGAGACTGTCAGTGCGGTTGCGACCGAGGAACCCGAGCCCGTCAATGCCGTTGCGACCGAGGAACCCGAGCCCGTCAATGCCGTTGCTGAGCCCGCACTCGATGCCACCGTTGCAGCGGAACCGCTTGCCCCGGAGCCTGCCCTTGACACCGCCCCGACCTCGAGGCGCGAGAGGCGACTTGCGGAGCAGAAAGTACTCGACGGCGTCGTCCCCGTACCGGTGCCGGATCCGGTGTCCCCCGCCGCAGCCGCCGGTGTGGAAGATCCCGAATCCCGGCCGGCTGCCCGGGCCGGGAAGCCGCCCAGGATGCGCAACAAGTTCTGGTCGTACCTGCGCGGATTCCTTTTTTTCACCGCCATTGCCGCCGTGGTCATCGGCATGGGCACCGTTGTCACCGGTCAGGGCGCTCCCACCGATGGGCCCAATGCCACCGAAATCACGCGCCAGCACGCGTGGATCGAATCCAAAGCCTTACTGGAAACGGCTCAGGAGCTCGGGCGCACCGCTGCAAGCGAAACCAACATAAACCTTTTGGCGTCCACGGCGGCTGCCTTGGAAATTCAGATCGCAGCCCTTGCCGATGGCCTGCCCACCCCGTCCGTCGCGCCAACCCCCACAACCAGCGCCGTCGCGGCAACCATCCCTGGCTTTGTCACGGCGCTGACGGCCAATGCCAACATCTTGTTGAGCGCTGCTGTGAGCGCGGAGGGCTCCATGGGACGTGCCTTTGCCGCCACGGGTACCAGCCAGTTGCTGGCGGCCACGGCGATCAGCCAGGCAAACGGCGTGCCCGTTCCTACTTCCACTTTCCTGCTCACCGCCGCCGCCGGCCACGAGGCGCCAGCCGCGCAAGTGTGCAACACCATGTTGACCCCACAGCCGGGCGTCAGCTCCGACGCTGCGCTCATCGCCGCCGCGCAAGGCGAGCAAAAGGCGGTCTTCGCCTATCAGGTAGCCGCCACACGCCTGCACCAGCCGGATTTCAGCAAATCTGTAGAACTCTTGGCCGAACACCAACAAAGGCTGGTCCTGTTGAACCGTGAACTGGTCCTGCGCTGCTTGCCCCAGACAGTTCCCGTCCCCGGATATGTGCTCGATGGTGCCTTCACTGCCGCCCCGAAATTGGCCCTGGCCGAGCTCGAGGGACAGCTCACTCTCGTCTATGGCGACGCGGCCGCTCTCAGCAAGCCTCTCCGGGATGGGTCACCGGAAACGGCTGGGGCTGCCCCCCAGGAATCTCCTGCCACGGTTTCACAGCTGCGTGAACTATCTGTGAGCTGGTTGCTCGGATCCGCACTCAATCAGCAGTCCTGGGGTGGGACAGTAGGAGCCCTGCCCGGTATTGCCGAGCCAGTCCCCGCCGCACCAACGGCTGCCGCCGTCAGCACCCCGTAG